A portion of the Carassius auratus strain Wakin unplaced genomic scaffold, ASM336829v1 scaf_tig00035351, whole genome shotgun sequence genome contains these proteins:
- the LOC113081954 gene encoding sodium/potassium-transporting ATPase subunit gamma-like: MGVEKPEYSDADFTYDYELIRKGGLIFAAVLFCLGMAIIFSKKLNCGNKASSKFEDNGDL, translated from the exons ATGGGAGTGG AAAAACCTGAGTATTCAGATGCTGATTTCACCTATG ATTATGAGTTGATCAGAAAAGGAGGGCTGATCTTTGcagctgttttgttctgtttgggCATGGCTATCATATTCA GCAAAAAGCTCAACTGTGGAAACAAGGCGTCTTCTAA GTTTGAAGACAATGGTGATCTTTGA